One genomic region from Jiangella sp. DSM 45060 encodes:
- a CDS encoding AAA family ATPase, whose amino-acid sequence MIVWLNGTFGAGKTTTAKELTALLPDARILDSEYVGYMLRHVLGSVPVDDFQEWPPWRGLVVETAAQVHAYVGGTLVVPQTVLVEAYWQELRTGLEKAGLPVHLVLLHADDDTLRRRIDGDTVEAGARQWRLDHLAPYAAALPWLRPAADTVVDTAGAEPHAVAERVAAAVRG is encoded by the coding sequence ATGATCGTATGGCTGAACGGGACGTTCGGGGCGGGCAAGACGACGACGGCGAAGGAGTTGACGGCGCTGCTCCCCGACGCCCGCATCCTCGACTCCGAGTACGTGGGCTACATGCTGCGCCACGTGCTCGGCTCCGTGCCCGTCGACGACTTCCAGGAATGGCCACCATGGCGCGGGCTGGTCGTCGAGACCGCCGCGCAGGTGCACGCCTACGTCGGGGGCACGCTGGTGGTGCCGCAGACGGTGCTGGTCGAGGCGTACTGGCAGGAGCTGCGGACGGGGCTGGAGAAGGCCGGCCTCCCGGTGCACCTCGTGCTCCTGCACGCCGACGACGACACGCTGCGGCGGCGCATCGACGGCGACACCGTCGAGGCCGGCGCCCGCCAGTGGCGGCTGGACCACCTGGCGCCGTATGCGGCGGCGCTGCCGTGGCTGCGGCCGGCCGCCGACACCGTCGTCGACACGGCCGGAGCCGAGCCGCACGCCGTGGCCGAGCGCGTCGCCGCCGCCGTCAGGGGGTGA
- a CDS encoding MMPL family transporter, whose translation MTQRRLGPLVSGRRTKWVVLVFWLIVLGVGFPLSAKLTGAQENDTASWLPGSAESTQVFEVQQDAFQSGEELPAIVVYERPGGITPDDQATAAADVQAFADVEHVSGDIVGPIPSEDGEALQVVVPIDPGDGGWFALGDAVDEMNGIVGDAPDGLNAYVAGPAGVSADFADAFEGIDSTLLYAAMGVVIVILLFSYRSPVLWFIPVFSAFTALTAAQAVVYLLAEYADVTVNGQTAGILLVLVFGASTDYALLLIARYREELRRHEDRHAAMAFALHRAGPAIVASAATVAVGMLCLLAAEMNSTRGMGPVLAIGVIIGLAAMLTLLPALLVITGRWVFWPLKPRFGSAEPTERGFWAKMGRGIARRPRIVWIGTSLALGALALGLLGLNTGVIENKDAFVDRPASITGEEALARHFPAGTGSPVIVVADAPAADDVRQAFEDTDGIAEVAEPVPLGDLAYMEGTLEAAPDSPAAQDTVEAVRDSVHAVPDANALVGGNTAIALDAQEAASRDSAVIMPLVLAAVLVILMILLRAFVAPLVLIATVVLSFAAALGLSSLIFEHVLGFAGADTAFPLFVFVFLVALGIDYNIFLMTRVHEEARQHGTRRGALIGLAATGGVITSAGLVLAGTFAVLATLPVVAFAEIGITVALGVLLDTLIVRSILVTALNLDIGRFMWWPSDLYRRSEPPAALVAREPADVTETPRPVR comes from the coding sequence ATGACGCAACGCCGGCTCGGACCGCTGGTCAGCGGTCGCCGTACCAAGTGGGTCGTCCTGGTGTTCTGGCTCATCGTGCTGGGCGTCGGGTTCCCGCTGTCGGCGAAGCTCACCGGCGCGCAGGAGAACGACACCGCGTCGTGGCTGCCCGGCTCGGCGGAGTCGACCCAGGTGTTCGAGGTGCAGCAGGACGCCTTCCAGTCCGGCGAGGAACTGCCCGCCATCGTGGTCTACGAGCGGCCGGGCGGCATCACGCCCGACGACCAGGCGACGGCGGCCGCCGACGTCCAGGCGTTCGCGGACGTCGAGCACGTCAGCGGCGACATCGTCGGGCCCATCCCGTCCGAGGACGGCGAGGCGTTGCAGGTCGTCGTCCCCATCGATCCCGGCGACGGCGGCTGGTTCGCGCTCGGCGACGCCGTCGACGAGATGAACGGCATCGTCGGCGACGCACCCGACGGACTGAACGCGTACGTCGCCGGCCCGGCCGGCGTCTCCGCCGACTTCGCCGACGCGTTCGAGGGCATCGACAGCACGCTGCTCTACGCGGCGATGGGTGTCGTCATCGTCATCCTGCTGTTCTCGTACCGCAGCCCGGTGCTCTGGTTCATCCCGGTCTTCTCGGCGTTCACCGCGCTGACCGCGGCCCAGGCCGTCGTCTACCTGCTGGCCGAGTACGCCGACGTCACCGTCAACGGGCAGACCGCCGGCATCCTGCTGGTGCTGGTGTTCGGCGCCAGCACCGACTACGCGCTGCTGCTCATCGCGCGCTACCGCGAAGAGCTGCGCCGGCACGAGGACCGGCACGCGGCCATGGCGTTCGCGCTGCACCGGGCCGGTCCCGCCATCGTCGCGAGCGCCGCCACCGTCGCCGTCGGCATGCTGTGCCTGCTGGCCGCGGAGATGAACTCGACCCGCGGCATGGGCCCCGTACTGGCGATCGGCGTCATCATCGGGCTGGCGGCCATGCTGACGCTGCTACCGGCGCTGCTCGTCATCACCGGGCGGTGGGTGTTCTGGCCCCTGAAGCCGCGGTTCGGGTCGGCCGAGCCGACGGAGCGCGGGTTCTGGGCGAAGATGGGGCGCGGTATCGCGCGCCGGCCGCGCATTGTGTGGATCGGCACCTCGCTGGCCCTCGGCGCGCTGGCACTCGGGCTGCTCGGCCTCAACACCGGCGTCATCGAGAACAAGGACGCGTTCGTCGACCGGCCCGCGTCCATCACCGGTGAGGAGGCGCTGGCCCGGCACTTCCCCGCCGGCACCGGCAGCCCGGTGATCGTGGTCGCCGACGCCCCGGCGGCCGACGACGTGCGTCAGGCCTTCGAGGACACCGACGGCATCGCCGAGGTGGCCGAGCCGGTACCGCTCGGCGACCTCGCCTACATGGAGGGCACCCTCGAGGCGGCGCCGGACAGCCCAGCCGCCCAGGACACCGTCGAGGCGGTCCGCGACAGCGTGCACGCCGTCCCCGACGCGAACGCACTGGTCGGCGGCAATACCGCGATCGCCCTGGACGCGCAGGAGGCGGCCAGCCGCGACAGCGCCGTGATCATGCCGCTGGTGCTGGCCGCGGTGCTCGTCATCCTCATGATCCTGCTGCGCGCGTTCGTCGCCCCGCTGGTCCTGATCGCGACGGTCGTGTTGTCGTTCGCGGCGGCGCTCGGGCTGAGCTCGCTGATCTTCGAGCACGTGCTGGGGTTCGCCGGCGCCGACACCGCCTTCCCGCTGTTCGTCTTCGTCTTCCTGGTCGCGCTCGGGATCGACTACAACATCTTCCTCATGACCCGCGTCCACGAGGAGGCGCGCCAGCACGGCACCCGGCGCGGCGCCCTCATCGGCCTCGCCGCCACTGGCGGCGTGATCACGTCGGCCGGCCTGGTGCTGGCGGGCACGTTCGCGGTGCTGGCGACGCTGCCGGTGGTGGCGTTCGCGGAGATCGGGATCACGGTGGCGCTGGGCGTGCTGCTGGACACGCTGATCGTGCGGTCGATCCTGGTGACGGCGCTCAACCTCGACATCGGGCGGTTCATGTGGTGGCCCAGCGACCTTTACCGGCGCTCCGAGCCGCCGGCGGCGCTGGTGGCGCGGGAACCGGCTGACGTGACGGAGACGCCCCGCCCCGTGCGGTGA
- a CDS encoding MFS transporter: protein MAMLQFFIAVDVTVVNIALPAIGAGFGVDGHALTWVVVGYTVTGGGLLLLGGRLADLLGRRRMLLLGTGLFGAASLLAGLAPTFGLLVVARLLQGAGEAIALPAAMATIVLMFPEGPRRSRALSVWAAVASCGLVLGFVLSGIITAHLGWRWIFLIAVPFIVVVLLAAVFLVDRDRPVAGDAAPLDLPGALLLTACPLLFTFGVVEAGGSGSVWVIAGALTGAVAAGAGFVRVEARSRDPLLPLRFFAHRTRVAANLTTMLLSGGLSTSFLLFTFYLQDRLGIGPLVAGLTMLPLAVSLIAFSVLVPRLLGRWGARACVLAGIGFTAAAMAAIALVSALEAGGTAMIPAMLLIAAGMGFGIVGLQYVAVSGVTEDDAGIASGIQRAADQLGGATGVAICVGIGFAPALHSRDPFLVATLLAAAGLVAGAVVAWRLPARVPAPDLREPAG, encoded by the coding sequence ATGGCCATGCTGCAGTTCTTCATCGCGGTCGACGTGACCGTGGTCAACATCGCCCTGCCCGCCATCGGCGCCGGCTTCGGCGTCGACGGTCACGCCCTGACCTGGGTGGTGGTGGGGTACACGGTCACCGGGGGCGGGCTGCTGCTGCTCGGCGGCCGGCTGGCCGACCTGCTCGGACGGCGGCGCATGCTGCTGCTCGGCACCGGGCTGTTCGGCGCCGCGTCGCTGCTGGCTGGCCTGGCCCCGACGTTCGGCCTGCTGGTGGTCGCGCGGCTGCTGCAGGGCGCCGGCGAGGCCATCGCACTGCCGGCCGCGATGGCCACCATCGTCCTGATGTTCCCCGAGGGTCCCCGGCGGTCGCGGGCCCTGAGCGTGTGGGCGGCGGTGGCCAGCTGCGGTCTCGTGCTCGGGTTCGTCCTGTCCGGGATCATCACCGCCCACCTGGGGTGGCGGTGGATCTTCCTGATCGCGGTCCCGTTCATCGTGGTCGTGCTGCTGGCGGCCGTCTTCCTGGTCGACCGTGACCGGCCGGTGGCCGGGGACGCCGCGCCGCTGGACCTGCCGGGCGCGCTGCTGCTGACCGCGTGCCCGCTGCTGTTCACCTTCGGCGTGGTCGAGGCCGGTGGGTCCGGATCCGTCTGGGTGATCGCGGGGGCGCTGACCGGGGCGGTGGCCGCAGGGGCCGGGTTCGTGCGGGTCGAGGCACGCTCACGCGATCCGCTGCTGCCGCTGCGCTTCTTCGCCCACCGCACGCGGGTGGCGGCCAACCTGACCACGATGCTGCTGAGCGGGGGGTTGTCGACGTCGTTCCTGCTGTTCACCTTCTATCTGCAGGACCGGCTGGGCATCGGCCCACTGGTCGCGGGTCTGACGATGCTGCCGCTGGCCGTCTCGCTGATCGCGTTCTCCGTCCTCGTGCCCCGCCTGCTGGGCCGCTGGGGAGCACGCGCCTGCGTGCTGGCCGGCATCGGCTTCACCGCGGCCGCGATGGCCGCGATCGCGCTCGTCTCGGCCCTGGAAGCGGGAGGGACGGCGATGATCCCGGCCATGCTCCTGATCGCGGCCGGGATGGGGTTCGGCATCGTGGGACTGCAGTACGTCGCGGTCAGCGGCGTCACCGAGGACGACGCCGGGATCGCCTCGGGCATCCAGCGGGCGGCCGACCAGCTGGGCGGTGCGACCGGGGTCGCGATCTGTGTCGGGATCGGGTTCGCGCCGGCCCTGCACTCCCGCGACCCGTTCCTGGTCGCCACCCTGCTGGCCGCCGCCGGGCTCGTGGCCGGTGCGGTCGTGGCCTGGCGCCTGCCCGCGCGGGTGCCCGCACCGGACCTGCGGGAGCCGGCCGGGTAA
- a CDS encoding LacI family DNA-binding transcriptional regulator, producing the protein MAGRLTEVAAKVGVSEATVSRVLNGRPGVSEATREAVLTALDVLGYERPTKLRGERARLVGLVLPELQNPIFPAFADVVGGSLAQQGLTPVLCTQTVGGVSEADYIELLFQQQVAGVLFAGGLYSGRNGAHDHYARLIERKLPTVMVNAGIDELPFPRVSCDDAVATEQAAGHLLSLGHTRIGLILGPPDHVPSQRKLAAAHTRLAAAGVGLPDDHVENAMHSLEGGQAAAARLLRRGVTALICASDPMALGAIRAAKRAGLRVPHDLSVVGYDDSALMNCTEPPLTTVRQPIEAMGKAAVDLLVGLISGHRVESDELLFEPELVVRGSTAPPPARNQTQI; encoded by the coding sequence ATGGCTGGACGACTGACTGAGGTGGCCGCGAAGGTCGGCGTGAGCGAGGCGACCGTGAGCCGGGTGCTGAACGGGCGCCCGGGGGTGTCCGAGGCGACCCGCGAGGCGGTCCTGACGGCGCTGGACGTGCTGGGGTACGAGCGGCCGACGAAGCTGCGGGGCGAACGGGCGCGGCTGGTGGGGCTGGTGCTGCCGGAGCTGCAGAACCCCATCTTCCCCGCGTTCGCCGACGTCGTGGGCGGGTCGCTGGCGCAGCAGGGCCTGACGCCGGTGCTGTGCACGCAGACGGTGGGCGGGGTGTCGGAGGCCGACTACATCGAACTGCTCTTCCAGCAGCAGGTGGCGGGCGTGCTGTTCGCCGGGGGGCTGTACAGCGGCCGCAACGGCGCGCACGACCACTACGCCCGCCTGATCGAGCGCAAGCTCCCGACCGTGATGGTCAACGCGGGCATCGACGAGCTGCCGTTCCCGCGGGTGAGCTGCGACGACGCGGTGGCGACGGAACAGGCGGCGGGCCATCTGCTGTCGCTGGGGCACACCCGGATCGGGCTGATCCTGGGGCCTCCGGACCACGTGCCGTCGCAGCGGAAGCTGGCCGCGGCGCACACCAGGCTGGCGGCGGCGGGCGTCGGCCTCCCGGACGACCACGTCGAGAACGCCATGCACTCCCTGGAGGGCGGCCAGGCCGCCGCCGCCCGCCTGCTCCGCCGCGGCGTCACCGCCCTCATCTGCGCCAGCGACCCCATGGCCCTCGGCGCCATCCGCGCCGCCAAGCGCGCCGGTCTGCGCGTCCCGCACGACCTCTCCGTCGTCGGCTACGACGACTCCGCGCTGATGAACTGCACCGAACCCCCGCTGACGACGGTCCGTCAGCCGATCGAGGCCATGGGCAAGGCCGCCGTCGACCTCCTGGTCGGGCTGATCAGCGGGCACCGGGTCGAGTCCGACGAGCTGCTCTTCGAGCCGGAGCTGGTGGTCAGGGGCTCGACGGCGCCACCGCCGGCACGCAACCAGACGCAGATCTAG
- a CDS encoding glycoside hydrolase family 13 protein, protein MEIAWWRSAVIYQVYVRSFADGNGDGTGDLAGVRARLRYLADLGVDALWFSPWYPSPMADGGYDVADYRDIDPAYGTLEQAERLIAEARDVGLRTIVDIVPNHVSDQHAWFQAALDAPPGSPARQRFWFRPGRGPGGAEPPNDWSSIFGGPAWTRTKNADGTPGEWYLHLFAPEQPDLNWTHPLVWHEHEQVLRFWFDRGAAGVRIDSAGLLAKHADLPDVDPAHAPGQHVHTDRDEVHDIYRSWRRLADGYPEPRALIGEIWLPDLERLARYLRPGELHTVFNFDFLVCPWEPDRLRASIERSLHFHDQVDAPATWVLSNHDVTRPVTRYGRADTSFAFETKRAGTASDLTLGLRRARAAALLMLALPGSAYVYQGEELGLPEVEDIAPDRIQDPMHFRSGGVDPGRDGSRVPIPWSGAAPPYGFGATGDTWLPQPTTWADLTVEAQQRDPASTLRLYRAALRIRKGEPAFGDGALTWLDAPPDVLAFRRGEDVACVVNLSAGPVALPQHEEVLLASADLDDGRLGSDAAVWLRLTTTDNGWSTR, encoded by the coding sequence ATGGAAATCGCGTGGTGGCGCAGCGCCGTCATCTATCAGGTGTACGTGCGCAGCTTCGCCGACGGGAACGGTGACGGCACCGGCGACCTCGCCGGCGTCCGGGCGAGGCTGCGCTACCTCGCCGACCTCGGCGTCGACGCGCTGTGGTTCAGCCCGTGGTATCCGTCGCCGATGGCGGACGGCGGCTACGACGTGGCCGACTACCGCGACATCGACCCGGCGTACGGGACGCTCGAGCAGGCCGAGCGGCTCATCGCCGAGGCGAGGGACGTCGGCCTGCGCACCATCGTCGACATCGTCCCGAACCACGTGTCCGACCAGCACGCCTGGTTCCAGGCCGCGCTCGACGCCCCGCCCGGGTCGCCGGCCCGGCAGCGGTTCTGGTTCCGGCCCGGACGTGGCCCGGGCGGAGCGGAGCCGCCGAACGACTGGAGCTCGATCTTCGGCGGCCCGGCCTGGACCCGGACGAAGAACGCCGACGGCACGCCCGGCGAGTGGTACCTGCACCTGTTCGCGCCGGAGCAGCCCGACCTCAACTGGACGCACCCGCTGGTCTGGCACGAGCACGAGCAAGTCCTGCGGTTCTGGTTCGACCGCGGCGCCGCGGGCGTGCGCATCGACTCCGCCGGGCTGCTGGCCAAGCACGCCGACCTTCCCGACGTCGACCCCGCCCACGCGCCCGGCCAGCACGTGCACACCGACCGCGACGAGGTGCACGACATCTACCGCAGCTGGCGGCGGCTGGCCGACGGCTATCCGGAGCCGCGGGCCCTGATCGGCGAGATCTGGCTGCCCGACCTCGAGCGGCTGGCCCGCTACCTGCGCCCGGGCGAGCTGCACACCGTCTTCAACTTCGACTTCCTGGTCTGCCCGTGGGAGCCGGACCGGCTGCGCGCCAGCATCGAGCGGAGCCTGCACTTCCACGACCAGGTGGACGCGCCCGCCACCTGGGTGCTGTCGAACCACGACGTCACCCGCCCGGTGACGCGCTACGGCCGGGCCGACACGTCGTTCGCGTTCGAGACGAAGCGCGCGGGCACCGCGTCGGACCTGACGCTGGGCCTGCGACGGGCGCGGGCGGCGGCGCTGCTGATGCTCGCGCTGCCCGGCTCGGCCTATGTCTACCAGGGCGAGGAGCTGGGCCTGCCGGAGGTCGAGGACATCGCGCCCGACCGCATCCAGGACCCCATGCACTTCCGCTCCGGCGGCGTCGACCCCGGCCGCGACGGCTCCCGGGTGCCGATCCCGTGGAGCGGTGCGGCGCCACCGTACGGGTTCGGCGCGACCGGCGACACCTGGCTGCCGCAGCCCACGACCTGGGCGGACCTGACGGTCGAGGCGCAGCAGCGCGACCCCGCCTCGACCCTGCGCTTGTACCGCGCCGCGCTGCGGATCCGCAAGGGCGAGCCCGCGTTCGGCGACGGCGCGCTGACCTGGCTGGACGCCCCGCCCGACGTGCTCGCGTTCCGGCGCGGCGAGGACGTCGCGTGCGTCGTCAACCTGTCGGCGGGCCCCGTCGCCCTGCCCCAGCACGAGGAGGTCCTGCTCGCCAGCGCGGACCTCGACGACGGCCGGCTCGGCTCCGACGCCGCCGTCTGGCTACGCCTGACGACCACCGACAACGGATGGAGCACGAGATGA
- a CDS encoding ABC transporter substrate-binding protein has translation MSSTRRHLGAAAAAVMALSLVAACGSDDEPAADGGSPGGDGGGEQVTISVSNLPPATESATREAFLARVEEFEAANPDITIEPSEYEWDVTTFAAQLAGGTLPTTFEFPFTDGQAMIERGQLADITAEVEALPYAAEFNPSVLEVAQDDSGNIFAVPTAAYGMGLHYNRAMFEQAGLDPDQPPTSWAEVREYADAIAEATGQAGFAQMSQNNTGGWILTTLTYALGGRMEDGSGDDVTATLDNDGTKAALELLRQMRWEDDAMGDNFLFDWGTINQAFAAGQVGMYIGGSDVYNSLVTENGIDPAGYGLTVLPLEGGDAGVLGGGTIVGVRPDASEAERAAAVKWIDFFYMSKLTQQDAALADAEALVATDAPLGTPALPIFGAEQLAESDAWVADLVNVPLAQMMPFKENILDQPLVPEPPVRAQDLYAELDAVVQAVLTDENADIDALLETANGNVAALVEAG, from the coding sequence ATGAGCAGCACACGCAGACACCTGGGCGCCGCGGCCGCGGCCGTGATGGCGTTGAGCCTGGTGGCGGCCTGCGGATCCGACGACGAGCCCGCGGCCGACGGCGGCAGCCCGGGCGGCGACGGCGGCGGCGAGCAGGTCACCATCAGCGTGAGCAACCTGCCGCCGGCGACGGAGTCGGCCACCCGCGAGGCGTTCCTCGCCCGCGTCGAGGAGTTCGAAGCGGCCAACCCGGACATCACCATCGAGCCGAGCGAGTACGAGTGGGACGTGACGACGTTCGCGGCCCAGCTCGCGGGCGGCACGCTCCCGACGACGTTCGAGTTCCCGTTCACCGACGGCCAGGCGATGATCGAGCGCGGCCAGCTGGCCGACATCACCGCCGAGGTGGAGGCGCTCCCCTACGCCGCGGAGTTCAACCCCAGCGTCCTCGAGGTCGCCCAGGACGACAGCGGCAACATCTTCGCCGTCCCGACCGCCGCGTACGGCATGGGCCTGCACTACAACCGGGCCATGTTCGAGCAGGCCGGCCTGGATCCGGACCAGCCGCCGACGAGCTGGGCCGAGGTCCGGGAGTACGCCGACGCCATCGCCGAGGCCACCGGCCAGGCCGGGTTCGCGCAGATGAGCCAGAACAACACCGGCGGCTGGATCCTGACGACGCTCACGTACGCGCTGGGCGGCCGCATGGAGGACGGCTCCGGCGACGACGTCACCGCCACGCTGGACAACGACGGCACCAAGGCGGCGCTGGAGCTGCTGCGTCAGATGCGCTGGGAGGACGACGCCATGGGCGACAACTTCCTGTTCGACTGGGGCACCATCAACCAGGCGTTCGCCGCCGGCCAGGTGGGCATGTACATCGGCGGGTCGGACGTCTACAACAGCCTGGTGACGGAGAACGGCATCGACCCGGCCGGCTACGGGCTGACGGTGCTGCCGCTGGAGGGCGGCGACGCCGGCGTTCTGGGCGGCGGGACGATCGTCGGCGTGCGGCCGGACGCCAGCGAGGCCGAGCGCGCCGCCGCGGTGAAGTGGATCGACTTCTTCTACATGAGCAAGCTGACCCAGCAGGACGCCGCACTGGCCGACGCCGAGGCGCTGGTCGCGACCGACGCGCCGCTGGGCACGCCGGCCCTGCCGATCTTCGGGGCCGAGCAGCTGGCCGAGTCCGACGCCTGGGTGGCCGACCTCGTGAACGTGCCGCTGGCGCAGATGATGCCGTTCAAGGAGAACATCCTGGACCAGCCGCTGGTGCCGGAGCCGCCGGTGCGCGCCCAGGACCTGTACGCCGAGCTGGACGCCGTCGTGCAGGCCGTGCTGACCGACGAGAACGCCGACATCGACGCCCTGCTCGAGACCGCGAACGGCAACGTCGCCGCGCTGGTCGAGGCCGGCTGA
- a CDS encoding carbohydrate ABC transporter permease yields the protein MSATVRWVRGGGLSTLLLLLPLLLVFGYFAWFPIGRAVVMSFQETNLVADPAWVGLDNFRHVLDDPLFWTSVRNTFVFTGLALLFGYPVPLLLAVVMSELRRGRGVYSALAYLPVVVPPVVAVLLWRFFYDASQTGVFNTMLGWVGLGPFAWIQDASTAMPSLVLQATWANAGATVLIYLAALTGVRGDLYDAAEVDGAGLWRKIWHVTLPQLRGVLLITLILQVIATFQVFTEPYLMTNGGPQNATVTVLLQIYNYAFRFGDYGAATALSVLLALFLAVLSAVYFRLTRSWSTT from the coding sequence GTGAGCGCGACCGTCCGCTGGGTCCGCGGCGGCGGGCTGAGCACGCTGCTGCTCCTGCTGCCGTTGCTGCTGGTGTTCGGCTACTTCGCCTGGTTCCCCATCGGCCGCGCCGTGGTGATGAGCTTCCAGGAGACCAACCTGGTCGCCGACCCGGCGTGGGTGGGCCTGGACAACTTCCGGCACGTCCTCGACGACCCGCTGTTCTGGACGTCGGTGCGCAACACCTTCGTCTTCACCGGGCTGGCGCTGCTGTTCGGCTACCCGGTGCCGCTGCTGCTGGCGGTCGTCATGAGCGAGCTGCGCCGCGGCCGGGGCGTCTACAGCGCGCTGGCGTACCTGCCGGTCGTGGTGCCGCCCGTGGTGGCGGTGCTGCTCTGGCGGTTCTTCTACGACGCCAGTCAGACCGGCGTCTTCAACACCATGCTGGGCTGGGTCGGCCTGGGTCCGTTCGCCTGGATCCAGGACGCGTCGACGGCGATGCCGTCGCTGGTGCTGCAGGCGACGTGGGCCAACGCCGGGGCGACGGTGCTCATCTACCTGGCCGCGCTGACGGGAGTCCGCGGCGACCTGTACGACGCGGCCGAGGTCGACGGCGCGGGGCTGTGGCGCAAGATCTGGCACGTCACGCTGCCGCAGCTGCGCGGCGTGCTGCTGATCACGTTGATCCTGCAGGTCATCGCCACGTTCCAGGTGTTCACCGAGCCGTACCTGATGACGAACGGCGGCCCGCAGAACGCCACCGTCACCGTGCTGCTGCAGATCTACAACTACGCGTTCCGGTTCGGTGACTACGGCGCCGCGACGGCACTGTCGGTGCTGCTGGCGCTGTTCCTGGCGGTGCTGTCCGCCGTCTACTTCCGGCTCACCCGGTCCTGGAGCACCACATGA
- a CDS encoding carbohydrate ABC transporter permease has product MSETVEDEVRVAAPAPAAPAARTARRPRRGAADTGERGILSGYDRGRTGTRWGLRVAQGLVLVLLVVASLGPILWLARASVSTTQDTLRTPMAFWPSGIDWANLSTAWNQAQISHYFANTVWVALGSWFVQLLVATTGGYVLAVLRPRYAPVVSAAVLATLFIPGVVVLVPLFLTVLDLPVVNASLLNTYWAVWLPAGANAFNVLLVKRFMDGLPRDVYEAARMDGAGPLRMLWSVVLPMSRPILGVVSIFAFLNAWKDFLWPQIVLPEPTLQPLSVRLPLIRDTVELDVFLAALLISMALPIAIFLVFQRLFLRGAGLGGAVKG; this is encoded by the coding sequence ATGAGCGAGACCGTCGAGGACGAGGTCCGGGTCGCGGCGCCGGCCCCGGCCGCCCCGGCGGCGCGGACCGCCCGTCGCCCGCGGCGAGGCGCGGCCGACACCGGCGAGCGCGGCATCCTCTCCGGCTACGACCGTGGCCGCACGGGCACCCGCTGGGGCCTGCGCGTCGCCCAGGGGCTGGTGCTGGTGCTGCTGGTCGTGGCCAGTCTCGGCCCGATCCTCTGGCTGGCCCGGGCGTCGGTGAGCACCACGCAGGACACGCTGCGCACGCCGATGGCGTTCTGGCCCAGCGGCATCGACTGGGCGAACCTGTCGACGGCCTGGAACCAGGCGCAGATCAGCCACTACTTCGCCAACACCGTGTGGGTGGCGCTGGGCTCCTGGTTCGTGCAGCTGCTGGTCGCGACGACCGGCGGCTACGTGCTCGCGGTGCTGCGCCCGCGGTACGCGCCGGTGGTGTCCGCCGCTGTGCTGGCCACGCTGTTCATCCCCGGCGTCGTGGTGCTGGTGCCGCTGTTCCTGACCGTCCTCGACCTGCCGGTGGTGAACGCGTCGCTGCTCAACACGTACTGGGCGGTGTGGCTGCCGGCCGGCGCCAACGCGTTCAACGTGCTGCTGGTCAAGCGGTTCATGGACGGGCTGCCGCGCGACGTCTACGAGGCGGCCCGAATGGACGGCGCCGGCCCGCTGCGGATGCTGTGGTCGGTGGTGCTGCCGATGTCGCGGCCGATCCTCGGCGTCGTCTCGATCTTCGCCTTCCTCAACGCGTGGAAGGACTTCCTCTGGCCGCAGATCGTGCTGCCGGAGCCGACGCTGCAGCCGCTGTCGGTGCGGCTGCCGCTGATCCGCGACACCGTCGAGCTGGACGTGTTCCTGGCCGCGCTGCTGATCTCGATGGCGCTGCCGATCGCGATCTTCCTGGTGTTCCAGCGGCTGTTCCTGCGCGGCGCCGGGCTGGGCGGCGCCGTCAAGGGCTGA
- a CDS encoding ROK family protein, with translation MSTLSTGQILGIDFGGTKMALALAEPDGTIVERVRLPTHAGDGAERALARALDAAEKLVSESGRPLLAAGVATPGVVRPDGIDLAPNVPGWGELRLADALRARLGEMPVPVWNDVNAAALAEARHGRLADADPGLVLGLGTGVAAALVVGGRVLPGHHGAAGEIGYTLVGSGPLHPDEEHLEAFFGGRVLDDLAAAHGLDGGAAELVADARPELSDLVDRRIDALARAVVAMSLLLDPERVVLFGGLTASARIVSRLTQQLRTHLVFGPDVVVSRFAQDAPLVGAVTLAGDAVAAAVSP, from the coding sequence GTGAGCACTCTCTCGACCGGACAGATCCTGGGCATCGACTTCGGCGGCACCAAGATGGCGCTGGCGCTGGCCGAGCCCGACGGCACCATCGTGGAGCGGGTCCGGCTGCCCACCCACGCCGGAGACGGCGCCGAACGCGCGCTGGCCAGAGCGCTGGACGCGGCGGAGAAGCTGGTCTCGGAGTCCGGCCGCCCGCTCCTGGCGGCCGGGGTCGCCACCCCGGGCGTCGTCCGTCCCGACGGCATCGACCTCGCCCCGAACGTGCCGGGCTGGGGTGAGCTGCGGCTGGCCGACGCGCTGCGGGCGCGGCTCGGCGAGATGCCGGTGCCCGTGTGGAATGACGTGAACGCGGCCGCGCTGGCCGAGGCGCGGCACGGCCGGTTGGCCGACGCCGATCCGGGCCTGGTCCTCGGCCTGGGCACCGGGGTGGCGGCGGCGCTCGTCGTCGGTGGCCGGGTCCTGCCGGGCCACCACGGCGCGGCGGGGGAGATCGGCTACACCCTGGTCGGCTCCGGACCGCTGCACCCGGACGAGGAGCACCTGGAGGCATTCTTCGGCGGGCGGGTCCTGGACGACCTCGCGGCGGCGCACGGTCTGGACGGCGGGGCGGCCGAGCTCGTCGCCGACGCTCGCCCGGAGCTGAGCGACCTCGTCGACCGCCGCATCGACGCGCTGGCGCGGGCCGTCGTCGCGATGTCGTTGCTGCTCGACCCGGAGCGGGTGGTGCTGTTCGGCGGCCTGACCGCCAGCGCGCGGATCGTGTCACGACTGACCCAGCAGCTGCGCACCCACCTGGTGTTCGGGCCCGACGTCGTCGTGTCGCGCTTCGCCCAGGACGCGCCGCTGGTCGGCGCCGTCACCCTGGCCGGTGACGCCGTGGCGGCCGCCGTCAGCCCTTGA